One region of Vespa crabro chromosome 15, iyVesCrab1.2, whole genome shotgun sequence genomic DNA includes:
- the LOC124429530 gene encoding reticulocyte-binding protein homolog 1-like isoform X1, with the protein MGTLNYFFFAILFGSIVQRGICSNINLNDYLNEKLREVKVNVAKNHIEGSQTVFVNNYNVSWLKSWDMTWDTNPPLIINTFNQIFFAYTNGSMDIFMNVSTSSKAFKLKEKSSIGQSYFIKFVRTIKWKATLYLFLCYDIGWCTLYTGNNIRNLIYRQHIRYLKLIDAHFFTKAGQLYLILVDDISVVYHWAGTYMDIYTNVMTTYALSVTTFKYKQSIIIIFVQNSKFNSMITSTVYEFKKNAIDIIQFLPTNKPMSVHHYSCNNYHFVLIINKVQVSSVYFWDGTELLKWIDIPEIKTFYSIQIVYLKDGTYFIVAHNDVVELFKLLNTANYVSLSVRKLNNKKNIVDMQTLVRDETITLILTTLSYEGFYFIEIWDLNVKNETYHENRKRITDTTSEYLSEIVGLLQNRLSIIKKFESFILHSKYSPKNNSNLLDTLEYPSVILKSGVVEKINLFAEEEVLTPSEFRKNLDDLESKIESLSKRSLDILRSNTKNNLYGAINITGDAFFKEMVIDTISIDKLNNVSYRSNNFISLKDDQQFESPLYVENITVHDLKVNSLCGIPHQYWATVENKDEKILVSKNDSTRKLYDNRIFVYSNISIPNLKVKKINDIDMEQLMDQLFVIGGNQTITGNITYKRLEVNNLKTKMYNGVSSTLLMTNAFDQNFQELFIKTLEVDSLHVEYINDIPISEFAMKSRENVINGEVILDKMEVTEMFIMDSDANMSIILPSQIYDNVIISGDIVVKRFDFEENGKLIMDNLEVKPREIFDNMWTKSTNQTIRNDISLDFGVTIDRLETKYLNGFTEEEFLYTTVEKIPSIFTNLHFKNLHINDVYHVNEKKLNSFDVHRDHIIIRGDLRVEKLKLHHLMTNNYNDIPVDVILNNSGNLKLLEDINLPAISVERAIVREFNLDFLNDRLVSPYLKIPIEVNERESIRTTKFRAEEIMIENFNGKNISYLIELENATIADIVKEIIIDNDLVLSEELEVIRIANYSTEMYLKKVASQNISLSTGMMEQLIVQNITMDFLEGFRVDTLPSDIFSKTSSQKIPSGFTFYTIRADNIDANYVNGINSSKLMWIDEPLIFEGNVTFNNLFVDNDISVGSLNGYDIQQLYQSPISLDSTNIYNLNVNGHISWENSNHSTESLSHLFEKALRKDIPQEIVGNVTFTKNLRTSFFTGDIEGIDDIKNIVEDTVFKNSKEIVLSGQKIFQNNLTINTLKTQDVIDIVMINGINIIELNASVVNKYEEDVIIGPIYFLNEVKINNLVLNDTLHDTSITDLVFSDQTLPNNTYIKNLVVMGDVFVKTIDDVDFNEFVKNRVTLSKDHVISSDIQFQGRVEVTGNAMVKKINDIDASDLVINSLQTTQIISGKKTYVNDVKVNANVEVPLINGINVNDEFSNSVLNDENVIITGNLMFQSHLDIQKNIIVSGTVNDVKINDLIDDLDHLQNHNISALKKSKMFIENAISQETSVIKSLPSVFAYLEKEDRLKIEVPNVKKIDVIMFGSILKLNMYGEQNGSFCGLPKNCSCQLQYVAELTKNDCRVWKWNNISIVKHFHEPNNLFGIDITTSSVSYNAQCTRNETDLEFSTISWMTNEKFGRANLIKQRYSDIEIKGFLKDSKTFTHNDQIYITLAIYYDPTTKTHDTNSFIYKLNIKNESLTLHQEIRTNGASALEVLQINNNVYIVIACNGNTKMGSLIYKLDSITSMFVLLRRFPGKSNCVKSLSNDDDYFIMINDLDMNALNIYYYDYKFDNFYHYQSFFYDSSINEIQSFYIGEIGNSDGYVITTTEDGQFYVYEYMFVGKFQRKIVHKIDGLQTVIPFHYNQYHYLLFGTKTNTTIMRIVQQGLH; encoded by the exons atgGGAACATTGAATTACTTT ttCTTCGCGATTCTCTTTGGATCGATCGTTCAACGAGGAATATGTTCGAACATAAACTTGAATGattatttgaatgaaaaattaagagaGGTCAAAGTTAATGTAGCTAAAAATCATATCGAAGGGTCCCAAACAg TTTTtgttaacaattacaatgtgAGTTGGTTAAAATCATGGGATATGACATGGGATACGAATCcaccattaataataaatacatttaatcaaatatttttcgctTATACTAATGGAAGTATGGACATTTTTATGAACGTTTCTACATCGAGCAAGGCTTTCaaacttaaagaaaaaagttctaTCGGCCAGagttattttatcaaatttgttAGA ACAATTAAATGGAAAGCgactctttatctttttctttgttacgaCATCGGTTGGTGCACTCTATACACaggaaataatattagaaatttaatttatagacaacatattagatatttaaaattaatagatgCTCATTTCTTCACCAAAGCTGGTCaactttatttaatattagtcGATGATATAAGCGT TGTTTATCATTGGGCTGGTACTTACATGGATATCTATACTAACGTAATGACCACTTATGCTCTATCGGTCACTAcgtttaaatataaacaatcgatcattataatatttgttcaaAATTCTAAGTTCAATTCAATGATCACTTCTACCGTTTACGAATTCAAAAAAAATGCTAtagatataatacaatttttgcCCACGAACAAACCGATGTCTGTTCATCATTATTCttgcaataattatcatttcgttttaataatcaataaagtGCAAGTAAGCAGTGTATATTTCTGGGATG GTACGGAATTGTTAAAATGGATCGATATTCCTGagattaaaacattttattcaatacaaatagtatatttaaaagatgGCACATATTTTATTGTTGCTCATAAT GACGTTgtggaattatttaaattattaaatacggCCAATTATGTGTCTCTAAGTGttcgaaaattaaataataaaaaaaacatagtGGATATGCAAACATTAGTTCGTGATGAAactataactttaatattaaccACATTAAGCTACGAAggtttttatttcatcgagaTTTGGgatttaaatgttaaaaatgaaaCCTATCATG agaatagaaaaagaatcacAGATACAACGTCTGAATATTTATCAGAAATCGTTGGATTATTGCAAAATAGATTGTCGATCATTAAGAAATTTGAATCTTTCATCCTGCACTCTAAATATTCGCCAAAGAATAATTCCAATCTTTTGGATACGCTCGAATATCCAAGTGTCATTTTGAAATCGGGTGTAGTAGAAAAGATCAATTTATTTGCCGAAGAGGAAGTATTAACGCCATCTgaatttcgaaagaatttaGATGATCTTGAATCAAAGATCGAAAGTTTGTCAAAAAGATCATTAGATATTTTACGATCAAACactaagaataatttatacggTGCGATCAATATAACTGGTGAtgcatttttcaaagaaatggTAATCGATACGATATCcatcgataaattaaataacgtTAGTTATCGATCTAACAATTTCATATCTTTAAAAGATGATCAACAATTTGAATCGCCTCTATATGTTGAAAATATCACCGTTCATGATCTCAAAGTGAATTCTCTTTGCGGAATTCCACATCAGT ATTGGGCAACGGTAGAAAACAAAGACGAAAAGATATTAGTAAGTAAGAATGATAGCActagaaaattatatgataataggatattcgtttattcgaatatttctaTACCTAATTTGAAAGTAAAGAAgatcaatgatattgatatGGAACAATTGATGGATCAATTATTCGTTATAGGTGGCAATCAAACGATTACAG gcaACATCACATACAAACGTTTAGAGGTGAACAAtcttaaaacaaaaatgtacAATGGAGTATCATCTACGTTGTTGATGACAAATGCATTCGATCAAAATTTTCaggaattatttataaaaacgcTCGAAGTTGATTCGCTTCATGTAGAATACATTAATGATATTCCCATATCTGAATTTGCTATGAAATCACgtgaaaatgttatcaatG GTGAAGTGATATTAGATAAGATGGAAGTGACAGAAATGTTCATTATGGATTCAGATGCAAACATGTCAATTATTCTACCATCTCAAATCTATGATAACGTGATAATATCTGGTGATATCGTAGTAAAGAGATTTGATTttgaagaaaatggaaaattaattatggaTAATTTAGAAGTCAAACCAAGAGAGATATTCGATAACATGTGGACAAAATCGACTAATCAAACAATTCGAAACGATATTTCACTCGATTTCGGTGTAACTATCGATCGATTGGAaactaaatatttaaatggttTTACCgaggaagaatttttatataccacGGTCGAAAAGATACCATCTATTTTCACAAAtcttcattttaaaaatctacATATCAACGATGTCTATCACGTgaacgagaaaaaattaaatagctTTGACGTTCATCGAGATCATATTATAATACGTGGTGATTTACgtgtagaaaaattaaaattacatcaTTTAATGaccaataattataacgatataccCGTCGACGTAATTTTGAACAATTCTGGAAATCTGAAATTATTGGAGGACATTAATCTACCTGCAATTTCAGTAGAACGTGCAATTGTACGTGAATTCAATCTTGATTTTCTCAATGATCGATTAGTTTCtccttatttaaaaataccGATAGAAGTAAACGAAAGAGAATCGATCAGAACAACGAAATTTCGTGCTGAAGAAATCatgattgaaaattttaatggaaaaaatatcTCGTATTTGATCGAATTGGAAAATGCAACGATCGCTGATATCgtaaaagaaatcattattgataatgatcTAGTATTGAGTGAGGAGTTGGAAGTGATTAGAATTGCTAATTATTCGACTGAAATGTATTTGAAAAAAGTAGCATCGCAAAATATATCATTGTCTACAGGAATGATGGAACAATTAATTGTGCAGAACATAACGATGGACTTTTTAGAGGGTTTCAGAGTCGATACACTTCCTTCggatattttttcaaagacAAGTTCGCAAAAGATACCTAGTGGATTTACGTTTTACACCATTCGTGCAGATAATATAGATGCTAATTATGTTAATGGAATTAATTCTTCGAAATTGATGTGGATAGATGAACCTCTTATTTTTGAAGGAAATGTGACATTTAATAATCTCTTCgtcgataatgatattagcgtAGGAAGCTTGAATGGTTATGACATTCAAcag TTATACCAAAGCCCCATTTCTTTAGAttctacaaatatatataatttgaacgTGAATGGACATATTTCATGGGAAAATTCTAATCATTCCACTGAATCGTTATCACATTTATTCGAGAAAGCACTTAGGAAAGATATACCGCAAGAAATTGTGGGTAATGTAACTTTCACAAAAAATTTGCGTACTTCGTTCTTCACAGGAGACATTGAAGGTAtagacgatattaaaaatatcgtagAAGATActgtatttaaaaattcgaagGAAATTGTTTTGAGCGGAcaaaaaattttccaaaataatttaacgataaatacttTGAAGACACAAGACGTGATTGATATAGTAATGATTAatggaataaatattattgaattaaatgCCTCGGttgttaataaatatgaagaaGATGTTATAATAGGACCGAtctattttttaaacgaaGTCAAAATCAATAATCTCGTATTAAACGATACTCTTCACGATACATCGATTACCGATTTGGTCTTTTCTGATCAAACGTTAccaaataatacatatatcaaaaatCTCGTTGTTATGGGAGATGTTTTTGTAAAGACAATTGATGACGttgattttaatgaattcGTAAAGAATCGTGTAACACTTAGCAAAGATCATGTTATATCTTCTGATATACAATTTCAAGGTCGAGTTGAAGTAACag GAAATGCTATGGTAAAGAAGATCAATGATATTGATGCATCTGATCTAGTTATAAATTCATTACAAACAACCCAAATTATTTCTGGTAAAAAAACTTATGTAAACGATGTAAAAGTGAACGCTAATGTCGAGGTTCCATTGATAAATGGTATTAATGTAAACGATGAATTTTCTAACAGTGTTTTGAACGACGAAAATGTGATAATCACCGGAAATCTC atgTTTCAATCACATTTGGATATACAAAAGAACATAATCGTTTCTGGTACAGTAAATGATGTAAagataaatgatttaattgaTGATTTGGATCATTTACAAAATCATAATATATCTGCtttgaaaaaaagtaaaatgtttATAGAAAATGCTATTTCACAAGAAACTTCTGTTATAAAATCTTTACCAAGTGTTTTTGCATatttggaaaaagaagatcGTTTAAAAATCGAAGTACCAAACGTTAAAAAGATCGACGTAATTATGTTTGGCTCGAttctaaaattaaatatgtatggCGAACAAAATGGTAGCTTTTGTGGATTACCAAAGAATTGTTCATGTCAATTGCAATACGTTGCTGAATTAACGAAAAATGATTGTCGTGTTTGGAAATGGAACAATATTTCTATTGTAAAACATTTTCATGAACCAAATAATCTTTTTGGTATAGATATTACAACGAGTAGTGTTTCTTACAATGCTCAATGCACTCGAAATGAAACGGATTTAGAATTTAGTACGATTTCATGGATGACCAATGAAAAATTTGGAAGAGCCAATCTTATCAAGCAAAGATATTCGGATATTGAAATTAAGGGTTTCCTTAAAGATTCGAAAACTTTCACTCACAATG atcaaatatatataactttggCGATATATTACGATCCTACAACGAAGACACACGATactaattcatttatttacaaattaaatataaaaaatgagagTCTAACTTTGCATCAAGAGATTCGTACGAACGGTGCATCGGCTCTTGaagttttacaaataaataataatgtatatattgttatagCTTGCAATGGAAATACGAAGATGggttcattaatttataaattagatTCTATTACTTCTATG ttcGTCTTGTTAAGAAGATTTCCAGGAAAAAGTAATTGTGTAAAGAGTTTATCGAACGATGatgattatttcattatgATTAATGATCTCGATATGAatgcattaaatatttattattacgattataaatttgataatttttatcattatcaaagcTTCTTCTATGATTCGTCTATCAATGAGATTCAGAGTTTCTATATTGGCg AGATTGGAAATAGTGATGGTTATGTTATAACAACTACAGAAGATGGGCAATTTTATGTTTATGAATATATGTTTGTCGGG AAATTCCAAAGAAAGATTGTACATAAAATAGATGGTTTACAAACAGTAATTCCATTCCATTATAATCAGtatcattatcttctttttggaacaaaaacaaatactACGATAATGCGAATTGTACAACAGGGTTTACATTGA
- the LOC124429530 gene encoding reticulocyte-binding protein homolog 1-like isoform X2: MQTLVRDETITLILTTLSYEGFYFIEIWDLNVKNETYHENRKRITDTTSEYLSEIVGLLQNRLSIIKKFESFILHSKYSPKNNSNLLDTLEYPSVILKSGVVEKINLFAEEEVLTPSEFRKNLDDLESKIESLSKRSLDILRSNTKNNLYGAINITGDAFFKEMVIDTISIDKLNNVSYRSNNFISLKDDQQFESPLYVENITVHDLKVNSLCGIPHQYWATVENKDEKILVSKNDSTRKLYDNRIFVYSNISIPNLKVKKINDIDMEQLMDQLFVIGGNQTITGNITYKRLEVNNLKTKMYNGVSSTLLMTNAFDQNFQELFIKTLEVDSLHVEYINDIPISEFAMKSRENVINGEVILDKMEVTEMFIMDSDANMSIILPSQIYDNVIISGDIVVKRFDFEENGKLIMDNLEVKPREIFDNMWTKSTNQTIRNDISLDFGVTIDRLETKYLNGFTEEEFLYTTVEKIPSIFTNLHFKNLHINDVYHVNEKKLNSFDVHRDHIIIRGDLRVEKLKLHHLMTNNYNDIPVDVILNNSGNLKLLEDINLPAISVERAIVREFNLDFLNDRLVSPYLKIPIEVNERESIRTTKFRAEEIMIENFNGKNISYLIELENATIADIVKEIIIDNDLVLSEELEVIRIANYSTEMYLKKVASQNISLSTGMMEQLIVQNITMDFLEGFRVDTLPSDIFSKTSSQKIPSGFTFYTIRADNIDANYVNGINSSKLMWIDEPLIFEGNVTFNNLFVDNDISVGSLNGYDIQQLYQSPISLDSTNIYNLNVNGHISWENSNHSTESLSHLFEKALRKDIPQEIVGNVTFTKNLRTSFFTGDIEGIDDIKNIVEDTVFKNSKEIVLSGQKIFQNNLTINTLKTQDVIDIVMINGINIIELNASVVNKYEEDVIIGPIYFLNEVKINNLVLNDTLHDTSITDLVFSDQTLPNNTYIKNLVVMGDVFVKTIDDVDFNEFVKNRVTLSKDHVISSDIQFQGRVEVTGNAMVKKINDIDASDLVINSLQTTQIISGKKTYVNDVKVNANVEVPLINGINVNDEFSNSVLNDENVIITGNLMFQSHLDIQKNIIVSGTVNDVKINDLIDDLDHLQNHNISALKKSKMFIENAISQETSVIKSLPSVFAYLEKEDRLKIEVPNVKKIDVIMFGSILKLNMYGEQNGSFCGLPKNCSCQLQYVAELTKNDCRVWKWNNISIVKHFHEPNNLFGIDITTSSVSYNAQCTRNETDLEFSTISWMTNEKFGRANLIKQRYSDIEIKGFLKDSKTFTHNDQIYITLAIYYDPTTKTHDTNSFIYKLNIKNESLTLHQEIRTNGASALEVLQINNNVYIVIACNGNTKMGSLIYKLDSITSMFVLLRRFPGKSNCVKSLSNDDDYFIMINDLDMNALNIYYYDYKFDNFYHYQSFFYDSSINEIQSFYIGEIGNSDGYVITTTEDGQFYVYEYMFVGKFQRKIVHKIDGLQTVIPFHYNQYHYLLFGTKTNTTIMRIVQQGLH; the protein is encoded by the exons ATGCAAACATTAGTTCGTGATGAAactataactttaatattaaccACATTAAGCTACGAAggtttttatttcatcgagaTTTGGgatttaaatgttaaaaatgaaaCCTATCATG agaatagaaaaagaatcacAGATACAACGTCTGAATATTTATCAGAAATCGTTGGATTATTGCAAAATAGATTGTCGATCATTAAGAAATTTGAATCTTTCATCCTGCACTCTAAATATTCGCCAAAGAATAATTCCAATCTTTTGGATACGCTCGAATATCCAAGTGTCATTTTGAAATCGGGTGTAGTAGAAAAGATCAATTTATTTGCCGAAGAGGAAGTATTAACGCCATCTgaatttcgaaagaatttaGATGATCTTGAATCAAAGATCGAAAGTTTGTCAAAAAGATCATTAGATATTTTACGATCAAACactaagaataatttatacggTGCGATCAATATAACTGGTGAtgcatttttcaaagaaatggTAATCGATACGATATCcatcgataaattaaataacgtTAGTTATCGATCTAACAATTTCATATCTTTAAAAGATGATCAACAATTTGAATCGCCTCTATATGTTGAAAATATCACCGTTCATGATCTCAAAGTGAATTCTCTTTGCGGAATTCCACATCAGT ATTGGGCAACGGTAGAAAACAAAGACGAAAAGATATTAGTAAGTAAGAATGATAGCActagaaaattatatgataataggatattcgtttattcgaatatttctaTACCTAATTTGAAAGTAAAGAAgatcaatgatattgatatGGAACAATTGATGGATCAATTATTCGTTATAGGTGGCAATCAAACGATTACAG gcaACATCACATACAAACGTTTAGAGGTGAACAAtcttaaaacaaaaatgtacAATGGAGTATCATCTACGTTGTTGATGACAAATGCATTCGATCAAAATTTTCaggaattatttataaaaacgcTCGAAGTTGATTCGCTTCATGTAGAATACATTAATGATATTCCCATATCTGAATTTGCTATGAAATCACgtgaaaatgttatcaatG GTGAAGTGATATTAGATAAGATGGAAGTGACAGAAATGTTCATTATGGATTCAGATGCAAACATGTCAATTATTCTACCATCTCAAATCTATGATAACGTGATAATATCTGGTGATATCGTAGTAAAGAGATTTGATTttgaagaaaatggaaaattaattatggaTAATTTAGAAGTCAAACCAAGAGAGATATTCGATAACATGTGGACAAAATCGACTAATCAAACAATTCGAAACGATATTTCACTCGATTTCGGTGTAACTATCGATCGATTGGAaactaaatatttaaatggttTTACCgaggaagaatttttatataccacGGTCGAAAAGATACCATCTATTTTCACAAAtcttcattttaaaaatctacATATCAACGATGTCTATCACGTgaacgagaaaaaattaaatagctTTGACGTTCATCGAGATCATATTATAATACGTGGTGATTTACgtgtagaaaaattaaaattacatcaTTTAATGaccaataattataacgatataccCGTCGACGTAATTTTGAACAATTCTGGAAATCTGAAATTATTGGAGGACATTAATCTACCTGCAATTTCAGTAGAACGTGCAATTGTACGTGAATTCAATCTTGATTTTCTCAATGATCGATTAGTTTCtccttatttaaaaataccGATAGAAGTAAACGAAAGAGAATCGATCAGAACAACGAAATTTCGTGCTGAAGAAATCatgattgaaaattttaatggaaaaaatatcTCGTATTTGATCGAATTGGAAAATGCAACGATCGCTGATATCgtaaaagaaatcattattgataatgatcTAGTATTGAGTGAGGAGTTGGAAGTGATTAGAATTGCTAATTATTCGACTGAAATGTATTTGAAAAAAGTAGCATCGCAAAATATATCATTGTCTACAGGAATGATGGAACAATTAATTGTGCAGAACATAACGATGGACTTTTTAGAGGGTTTCAGAGTCGATACACTTCCTTCggatattttttcaaagacAAGTTCGCAAAAGATACCTAGTGGATTTACGTTTTACACCATTCGTGCAGATAATATAGATGCTAATTATGTTAATGGAATTAATTCTTCGAAATTGATGTGGATAGATGAACCTCTTATTTTTGAAGGAAATGTGACATTTAATAATCTCTTCgtcgataatgatattagcgtAGGAAGCTTGAATGGTTATGACATTCAAcag TTATACCAAAGCCCCATTTCTTTAGAttctacaaatatatataatttgaacgTGAATGGACATATTTCATGGGAAAATTCTAATCATTCCACTGAATCGTTATCACATTTATTCGAGAAAGCACTTAGGAAAGATATACCGCAAGAAATTGTGGGTAATGTAACTTTCACAAAAAATTTGCGTACTTCGTTCTTCACAGGAGACATTGAAGGTAtagacgatattaaaaatatcgtagAAGATActgtatttaaaaattcgaagGAAATTGTTTTGAGCGGAcaaaaaattttccaaaataatttaacgataaatacttTGAAGACACAAGACGTGATTGATATAGTAATGATTAatggaataaatattattgaattaaatgCCTCGGttgttaataaatatgaagaaGATGTTATAATAGGACCGAtctattttttaaacgaaGTCAAAATCAATAATCTCGTATTAAACGATACTCTTCACGATACATCGATTACCGATTTGGTCTTTTCTGATCAAACGTTAccaaataatacatatatcaaaaatCTCGTTGTTATGGGAGATGTTTTTGTAAAGACAATTGATGACGttgattttaatgaattcGTAAAGAATCGTGTAACACTTAGCAAAGATCATGTTATATCTTCTGATATACAATTTCAAGGTCGAGTTGAAGTAACag GAAATGCTATGGTAAAGAAGATCAATGATATTGATGCATCTGATCTAGTTATAAATTCATTACAAACAACCCAAATTATTTCTGGTAAAAAAACTTATGTAAACGATGTAAAAGTGAACGCTAATGTCGAGGTTCCATTGATAAATGGTATTAATGTAAACGATGAATTTTCTAACAGTGTTTTGAACGACGAAAATGTGATAATCACCGGAAATCTC atgTTTCAATCACATTTGGATATACAAAAGAACATAATCGTTTCTGGTACAGTAAATGATGTAAagataaatgatttaattgaTGATTTGGATCATTTACAAAATCATAATATATCTGCtttgaaaaaaagtaaaatgtttATAGAAAATGCTATTTCACAAGAAACTTCTGTTATAAAATCTTTACCAAGTGTTTTTGCATatttggaaaaagaagatcGTTTAAAAATCGAAGTACCAAACGTTAAAAAGATCGACGTAATTATGTTTGGCTCGAttctaaaattaaatatgtatggCGAACAAAATGGTAGCTTTTGTGGATTACCAAAGAATTGTTCATGTCAATTGCAATACGTTGCTGAATTAACGAAAAATGATTGTCGTGTTTGGAAATGGAACAATATTTCTATTGTAAAACATTTTCATGAACCAAATAATCTTTTTGGTATAGATATTACAACGAGTAGTGTTTCTTACAATGCTCAATGCACTCGAAATGAAACGGATTTAGAATTTAGTACGATTTCATGGATGACCAATGAAAAATTTGGAAGAGCCAATCTTATCAAGCAAAGATATTCGGATATTGAAATTAAGGGTTTCCTTAAAGATTCGAAAACTTTCACTCACAATG atcaaatatatataactttggCGATATATTACGATCCTACAACGAAGACACACGATactaattcatttatttacaaattaaatataaaaaatgagagTCTAACTTTGCATCAAGAGATTCGTACGAACGGTGCATCGGCTCTTGaagttttacaaataaataataatgtatatattgttatagCTTGCAATGGAAATACGAAGATGggttcattaatttataaattagatTCTATTACTTCTATG ttcGTCTTGTTAAGAAGATTTCCAGGAAAAAGTAATTGTGTAAAGAGTTTATCGAACGATGatgattatttcattatgATTAATGATCTCGATATGAatgcattaaatatttattattacgattataaatttgataatttttatcattatcaaagcTTCTTCTATGATTCGTCTATCAATGAGATTCAGAGTTTCTATATTGGCg AGATTGGAAATAGTGATGGTTATGTTATAACAACTACAGAAGATGGGCAATTTTATGTTTATGAATATATGTTTGTCGGG AAATTCCAAAGAAAGATTGTACATAAAATAGATGGTTTACAAACAGTAATTCCATTCCATTATAATCAGtatcattatcttctttttggaacaaaaacaaatactACGATAATGCGAATTGTACAACAGGGTTTACATTGA